A part of Aspergillus oryzae RIB40 DNA, chromosome 7 genomic DNA contains:
- a CDS encoding uncharacterized protein (predicted protein) — MTPRLKNLTSRDRTQLIRVYPVIHCESTGTGFADLSPTRRHSQPTGRPSVACDQIKLGYESPLCIEAPKWNGENQALGEEFPQPASEFANSEVIPTSDWHVSQSMKGFVRLSRVPYREYFIF; from the exons ATGACACCTCGGCTGAAAAATTTGACATCCAGGGATCGGACCCAGCTGATTAGGGTGTATCCAGTGATCCACTGCGAATCCACCGGAACGGGCTTCGCCGATTTAAGCCCGACTCGCCGACATTCACAACCCACGGGACGGCCGTCTGTGGCTTGTGATCAGATCAAGCTCGGTTATGAATCTCCACTATGCA TTGAGGCCCCAAAGTGGAATGGCGAGAACCAAGCCCTAGGGGAGGAATTTCCCCAACCAGCGTCGGAATTCGCTAACTCCGAAGTCATTCCAACGTCAGACTGGCATGTATCCCAGTCGATGAAGGGCTTCGTTCGCCTCTCGCGAGTACCTTACAGAGAGTACTTTATCTTTTGA
- a CDS encoding ankyrin repeat domain-containing protein (ankyrin): MSPSSRDRLLPSIQALLHSCARATILASEVQFEEDLSTSQDQTLAVLISLDLEIKRLLRHILQPIKLSIPLFTSALSGSTWALDLFERRLQLYRLSSYGRQYVSNSWTPLIETLQQYTMNLQILTGTSDSDSLDAVSDDRSLQRLFESQNNDVQQELEAQIRYEGQQWDGSLDTPGYLDVQQEYPPSTYATPPSSVIDGDIHDDLPAIPGPPLQAPNHLSKEQHYQAAVEHGREKERAKIYETLKTVWLPEREAPEKRWSHLVRAIKLDSVDGVNLLLNLGMDVNQRCENNLPLCLAAKHGRDRIVEILLERGAEIEKRSDYGSTALLSAAGAGHVSTIALLLNRKANTEARSTSPFHMGYTPLMRAVKSGHMRAIQVLVEGRACVATQSDAGESLLHVALQDGRKEIIEEVFRLKPPIGIADRNGNTELHVAATQGLVDASRRLVGQMRSLVRTANHKQEIPLHCAVIAGRRELVKLLLSEGASVEWPDKNGKTPLHLAVEAEYQEIVRLLLNANASPCTVDRDGKTPIHYAVDLSNKDIVQLLAENMPEDRNEETPLHYAVKSLNVEIVRVLLLHKAKANCKDRAGKVSLEYVMELPLSDEETAIHLIQEFLRSHEKGQSFTRKYGFPALSQAAREGRVPVLQTFCQHDPGLANEIPPADSGFEPPLHEAIKMGHSKSTEMLCRLPDIDKNILDHEGNTPLHQAIKNRRASPGLLAMLIRYGADKDRPHATTGLPPLHFAVQLQSLNEVKELLTAKADPEKRIEGEQCSCCKDDERHADMDSHCVLQAIPVQNRTHDYPLIKQALSQAILRSDRPRSVSAHGNTKRTKRSLYRIGPHIYIAA; this comes from the exons ATGTCTCCCTCATCGAGGGACAGGCTTCTCCCGTCCATTCAGGCGCTGTTGCACAGTTGTGCCAGGGCCACTATACTAGCCTCCGAGGTGCAATTCGAGGAAGATTTAAGCACGTCGCAGGATCAAACTCTCGCCGTCCTCATCAGCTTGGATCTTGAGATAAAGCGCCTGCTCCGGCATATCCTGCAGCCGATAAAACTGTCAATCCCCCTCTTCACGTCCGCCCTCTCGGGTTCTACCTGGGCACTTGACCTATTTGAGCGGCGGTTGCAATTGTACCGACTCTCCAGTTACGGCAGACAGTATGTCTCTAACTCGTGGACCCCACTTATTGAGACGCTACAACAATATACCATGAATCTCCAAATATTGACTGGCACTTCGGATTCGGATTC TCTTGACGCCGTTTCCGATGATCGTTCGCTTCAAAGATTGTTCGAGAGCCAAAATAACGACGTGCAACAGGAACTGGAAGCTCAAATTCGATATGAAGGGCAACAGTGGGATGGTTCTCTTGACACACCAGGCTATCTAGACGTACAGCAGGAGTACCCGCCATCCACCTATGCTACCCCACCAAGCAGtgtcattgatggagatATCCATGACGACCTTCCAGCCATTCCTGGACCTCCTCTCCAAGCTCCAAATCACTTATCCAAGGAACAACACTATCAAGCTGCTGTAGAGCATGGTCGGGAGAAGGAGCGTGCGAAGATCTACGAAACTCTGAAAACTGTCTGGCTACCCGAGCGTGAAGCCCCGGAAAAGCGATGGAGCCACCTGGTACGCGCAATTAAATTGGACTCCGTGGATGGCGTCAACCTCCTTCTTAATCTGGGTATGGATGTGAATCAAAGGTGCGAGAACAATTTGCCGTTGTGTCTGGCAGCCAAGCATGGACGTGACAGAATAGTGGAAATCCTCTTAGAACGAGGGGCGGAGATTGAGAAGCGAAGTGATTACGGCAGCACCGCGCTCCTGTCTGCGGCTGGAGCTGGCCATGTTTCTACCATCGCCCTTCTGTTGAATAGGAAAGCAAACACAGAAGCTAGAAGTACTTCGCCTTTTCATATGGGATATACACCGTTAATGAGGGCGGTGAAATCCGGCCATATGCGTGCGATCCAAGTGCTTGTCGAGGGACGTGCGTGTGTTGCGACCCAGAGTGACGCAGGGGAGTCTTTGTTACACGTTGCCCTACAGGACGGCCGTAAAGAGATCATCGAAGAGGTTTTTAGGCTGAAACCTCCCATTGGGATTGCGGACAGGAATGGTAACACGGAGTTGCATGTCGCCGCCACGCAGGGTTTAGTTGACGCATCTAGGCGACTCGTGGGGCAGATGAGGAGTCTTGTACGAACAGCAAATCATAAACAGGAGATACCATTGCACTGTGCAGTGATTGCTGGAAGACGCGAATTAGTTAAGCTGCTTCTCAGTGAAGGAGCGTCGGTTGAGTGGCCAGACAAAAATGGGAAAACCCCATTGCATCTCGCCGTGGAAGCAGAGTATCAGGAGATCGTTCGGCTGCTCCTCAACGCGAATGCGTCCCCATGTACGGTAGACCGAGACGGAAAGACTCCAATCCACTATGCCGTCGATTTGTCCAATAAAGACATTGTGCAGCTACTCGCGGAAAATATGCCTGAGGACCGGAACGAAGAAACGCCCCTTCACTACGCTGTGAAGTCCCTGAATGTTGAGATTGTGCGTGTGCTGCTGTTGCACAAGGCGAAAGCTAACTGCAAGGATAGGGCTGGTAAAGTATCGCTCGAATATGTTATGGAACTGCCCCTATCGGACGAGGAGACTGCCATCCATCTCATTCAGGAGTTCTTACGGTCCCATGAAAAGGGACAGTCGTTCACAAGGAAGTATGGGTTTCCTGCACTATCTCAGGCAGCAAGAGAAGGCAGGGTGCCAGTCCTTCAAACGTTTTGTCAGCACGATCCGGGTCTCGCCAACGAGATTCCACCTGCGGACTCCGGTTTCGAGCCCCCCTTGCATGAGGCTATCAAAATGGGCCACAGTAAATCAACTGAAATGCTCTGCCGTTTACCAGACATAGACAAGAATATTCTTGACCACGAGGGGAACACACCACTCCACCAAGCCATAAAAAACCGGCGAGCCAGTCCGGGGTTGCTGGCTATGTTAATACGCTACGGAGCAGACAAGGATCGTCCTCATGCGACAACGGGTTTGCCGCCGCTTCATTTTGCCGTTCAATTGCAAAGCCTAAATGAGGTCAAAGAGCTTCTGACCGCCAAAGCAGATCCTGAAAAGCGTATAGAAGGAGAGCAATGCTCCTGTTGCAAGGATGACGAGAGACATGCCGACATGGATTCACATTGTGTCTTGCAGGCGATTCCCGTTCAGAACCGGACGCACGACTATCCTTTGATTAAACAAGCCCTGTCTCAAGCCATCCTAAGATCGGATCGTCCTAGATCTGTGTCGGCGCATGGTAACACGAAAAGAACCAAGAGAAGTTTGTACCGAATCGGTCCGCATATTTACATTGCGGCATGA
- a CDS encoding uncharacterized protein (predicted protein) yields the protein MSSTPKSSLDSEERASNASEPSSQNSRISSTADSPRRKSIQFNFGGTEPQSQHRRSTSAVGGRRPQQQEAQDKEQKATGRGHSPPPPQTYERGVSFNTFDNPDAADFSLTLNYKHKGYQCTRRSRTFLCGTDQNDYSDFALEWLIDELMDDGDEIVCLRAVEKDSTIASDAAIEEGKYRQEAEKLFEQVIQKNSQDEKAISLVLELAVGKVQDIIQRMGLLPGSVSKYCLQQSPIPVIVVRPSTKREKKKKKRLADPTRRNYNHILELSEQRGSKLFDASSSTDSHVSKLPGEEAAVAAALGLPQSYANSRSSLSMSERSSVSHDENDSPSPNVDSLGTSHSPAAGTPESTESESTTDDEPGPQIKDAPEGSSSETASTEEAKAVDATSTDESELINSNQSTPRPGSSKLNIPVIVTEDMTEKGTDGQTHPEMGTSRIFYHEKSYHTISQPGHNLTT from the exons ATGTCCTCCACCCCTAAAAGCTCCCTCGATAGCGAGGAGCGCGCATCCAACGCTTCCGAACCCTCATCCCAGAACTCACGCATCTCATCTACGGCTGATAGTCCCCGTCGGAAGTCGATTCAATTCAACTTTGGTGGGACCGAGCCACAGAGTCAGCATCGTCGGTCTACCAGCGCTGTCGGCGGGCGCCGgccacaacaacaagaagcgCAggacaaagaacagaaagccaCTGGAAGAGGTCATTCACCTCCGCCACCCCA AACTTACGAGAGAGGTGTTTCTTTCAATACGTTCGACAACCCTGACGCGGCGGACTTCTCTTTAACTTTGAATTACAAACACAAGGGGTATCAGTGTACCCGGCGCAGTCGTACTTTTCTATGCGGCACGGATCAGAATGATTATTCCGATTTTGCCTTGGAGTGGCTCATTGACGAATTGATGGATGATGGCGACGAGATCGTCTGTCTACGGGCCGTGGAAAAGGACTCCACGATCGCAAGTGACGCCGCAATCGAGGAGGGAAAGTACcgccaagaagcagagaagtTGTTTGAGCAAGTGATCCAGAAGAATAgccaggatgagaaggcaaTCAGCTTAGTCTTGGAACTAGCGGTGGGGAAAGTCCAGGATATCATTCAGCGCATG GGCCTGCTGCCCGGTTCCGTCTCCAAATACTGCTTACAGCAATCCCCAATTCCCGTGATCGTCGTCCGTCCCTCCACCAagcgggaaaagaagaagaagaagcgtcTTGCGGATCCCACTCGCCGCAACTATAATCACATCCTAGAGCTGAGCGAGCAGCGTGGAAGCAAGTTGTTCGACGCAAGTTCGAGCACGGACAGTCACGTCTCGAAACTTCCGggcgaagaagcagccgTAGCCGCGGCTCTCGGCCTGCCTCAGTCGTACGCCAACTCCCGAAGCTCGCTGTCAATGTCCGAGCGAAGCAGTGTGAGCcatgatgagaatgattCGCCGTCTCCTAATGTCGACTCCTTGGGCACCAGCCACAGCCCAGCGGCGGGCACCCCGGAGAGCACTGAGAGCGAAAGCACAACAGACGATGAGCCTGGACCGCAGATCAAAGATGCACCCGAGGGCTCGTCATCGGAGACTGCATCTACGGAAGAGGCCAAGGCGGTTGATGCAACATCGACGGATGAATCCGAGTTGATCAACTCCAATCAAAGTACACCAAGGCCAGGCAGTTCTAAACTGAACATTCCGGTCATTGTCACTGAAGATATGACCGAGAAGGGAACGGATGGCCA AACTCATCCGGAAATGGGTACTAGCCGTATATTTTACCACGAGAAATCTTATCACACCATCAGCCAACCAGGTCATAACCTCACTACATAA
- a CDS encoding uncharacterized protein (predicted protein), which translates to MSITQTSYLAHAARKKLTREASRADHDLRLLVGHANLLDTLMLELADAEQEQERWFNQTVHGVTKGSPSEPRHIQWAESVVEDPEENWDAEDVSDSDLSDDSDLEENDYEPAYTPVRRRAPSPVAIVREKEIEEDYDSDSDSDFEYDDAEDLEELALTRSPSRQTPPELSSDSDEESEEESMPPSPPQPTLDTFSEKQAEATELPLSGNGFEVGYYVSNHSQNTIIEAY; encoded by the coding sequence atgagtATCACTCAAACCTCCTACCTCGCCCATGCCGCCCGCAAGAAGCTTACCCGTGAGGCTTCCCGGGCGGACCACGACTTGCGCCTCTTGGTTGGTCATgccaacctcctcgataCCTTGATGCTTGAACTCGCCGATGCcgaacaagagcaagaaCGCTGGTTCAACCAGACCGTCCACGGCGTAACCAAGGGCTCCCCATCTGAACCCCGCCACATCCAATGGGCAGAAAGCGTGGTGGAGGATCCCGAAGAGAACTGGGATGCGGAAGATGTTTCCGACTCCGACCTGAGTGACGATTCTGACTTGGAGGAAAACGACTATGAACCTGCCTACACACCCGTTCGTCGACGTGCCCCGTCGCCGGTGGCCATTGTtcgagagaaagaaatcgaggagGACTACGACTCCGACTCCGACTCGGACTTTGAATACGATGACGCGGAGGACTTGGAGGAGCTTGCTTTGACCCGGTCGCCATCACGACAGACTCCGCCTGAGCTGTCGTCTGATTCCGATGAGGagtcggaggaggaatcAATGCCTCCCTCCCCCCCGCAACCCACGCTGGACACTTTCTCTGAGAAGCAAGCCGAAGCTACCGAACTTCCACTGTCGGGAAATGGATTTGAAGTCGGGTATTACGTATCGAACCACTCGCAGAATACGATTATTGAGGCCTACTAA
- a CDS encoding uncharacterized protein (predicted protein), whose amino-acid sequence MPRDTWKKDLEKPHRPCIGLLLYYTKERVESLGQVRWDRDLTYDVLAPINLEIGNINGKDYIKGVQRDTACTQLDSEVGVWQKIPQHGTLVWWFGNLGDKVALYNDPVS is encoded by the exons ATGCCCCGAGATACGTGGAAGAA GGATCTAGAAAAGCCACATCGTCCATGTATTGGCCTCCTGTTGTATTATACGAAAGAGCGCGTTGAGTCACTGGGACAGGTTCGCTGGGACCGTGACCTCACGTATGACGTTCTTGCACCCATCAATCTCGAAATAGGTAACATCAATGGGAAGGATTACATCAAGGGCGTTCAGAGAGACACAGCCTGCACTCAGCTGGATTCAGAAGTTGGTGTATGGCAGAAAATACCCCAACATGGGACCCTTGTTTGGTGGTTCGGCAATCTGGGGGACAAGGTTGCTTTATATAACGATCCAGTGAGCTGA